The following are from one region of the Andrena cerasifolii isolate SP2316 chromosome 1, iyAndCera1_principal, whole genome shotgun sequence genome:
- the LOC143371289 gene encoding uncharacterized protein LOC143371289 encodes MPKIHQVLLAIYSFIFAPLIVLALVCSYMSRRVVDVVLRIRLRDKYAGLLDGMDRVWSVEESAALSVNNILMILEKDARHSNVNFLESFRDLAKRRLLASPFEKLLYKRKKKLGYYYWERSEEINLKDRVRWLEYERSNCDGSCDNVYNGHLKRILSNVCNQPLPEDHTASWEILIGKCCPRSSHHYLRRLEEHLTSRIKIPVLFRVHHSLGDGMSLLKFFREVIVDKEPIQETCLQLEGASLGMKGEDLKTVDVLKAEANLAKPCLIGDRSVECSFPKEVMSASMPFIHFMVFPQLIKLARGQFDARLRFLQNVTFDDLKWEMKAFVKRGREKLANFILESVFKKAKRCLWMLKIVAGVPACLIQQAFRSMDKSALHGAELTGEKLVSYWLEDDFKNPGDQKLFAKIQSIKSITGARFGDVLLAALSVSLQKYFLRVNEATPTTLSVVLPMQIEEWSDDLPLKNTFSVGILPLCISQINGKACTDPAENSQILERLGDVKSANDALRSGPDYRVNFLVMKYLSAILPEKLLRPILKSHSTMVFSNLVGPQEVKVLGHSLKNIAFWIPNRSCTGIGCSLLTYRGYLHLSLVADKALVQDEKALSLILEDTVNEIDKLYDKLTLSFFTRKLRRSASTPMKKAIGVL; translated from the exons ATGCCGAAGATACATCAAGTGCTCCTCGCGATCTACTCCTTTATTTTCGCCCCGTTGATCGTGCTAGCGCTTGTATGCTCGTACATGAGCCGCCGCGTGGTAGACGTAGTCCTGAGGATACGGCTAAGGGACAAATACGCCGGCCTCCTCGATGGCATGGACCGCGTTTGGTCCGTGGAAGAGTCCGCAGCCCTGTCCGTGAATAACATCCTCATGATCCTGGAGAAGGACGCTCGCCACTCGAACGTTAATTTCCTGGAGAGCTTCCGCGACCTGGCGAAGCGCCGTCTGCTGGCCTCGCCCTTCGAGAAGCTCCTGtacaagaggaagaagaagcttGGGTACTATTACTGGGAGAGAAGCGAGGAGATTAATTTGAAGGACCGTGTCAGGTGGCTGGAGTACGAGCGCTCCAATTGCGACGGGTCCTGCGACAATGTTTACAACGGCCACCTGAAGAGGATCCTGTCGAACGTCTGCAACCAGCCTCTGCCTGAAGACCACACCGCGTCCTGGGAGATCTTGATCGGCAAGTGTTGCCCCAGGTCCAGTCACCATTACCTTCGACGACTGGAGGAGCATCTGACCAGCAGAATCAAGATCCCAGTTCTGTTTCGCGTTCACCATTCGTTGGGCGACGGTATGTCCCTTCTGAAGTTCTTCAGGGAAGTGATCGTGGATAAAGAACCGATTCAGGAGACCTGCCTGCAGCTGGAGGGCGCGAGCTTGGGGATGAAGGGCGAGGACCTGAAGACGGTCGACGTACTCAAAGCTGAGGCGAACTTAGCGAAGCCTTGCTTGATAGGGGACAGGAGTGTGGAGTGTTCCTTTCCAAAGGAAGTAATGTCCGCCTCCATGCCGTTCATCCATTTCATGGTTTTCCCGCAGCTCATTAAGCTGGCGAGGGGACAGTTCGATGCTCGTTTGAGGTTCCTGCAGAACGTCACTTTCGATGATTTGAAGTGGGAAATGAAGGCGTTTGTGAAGAGGGGGAGGGAGAAGTTGGCGAATTTTATCTTGGAGAGCGTTTTTAAGAAGGCGAAGAGATGTCTATGGATGCTGAAGATCGTTGCTGGTGTGCCTGCTTGTTTGATTCAACAAGCTTTCCGTAGCATGGACAAAAG CGCACTTCATGGAGCAGAGCTGACAGGCGAGAAGCTGGTCTCTTACTGGCTGGAGGACGACTTCAAGAACCCTGGCGATCAGAAGCTCTTCGCGAAGATCCAGAGTATAAAAAGTATCACAGGTGCTAGGTTCGGGGATGTTCTTCTGGCAGCTCTGTCTGTGAGCTTGCAGAAATACTTCCTTCGT GTGAACGAAGCTACTCCGACTACATTGAGCGTCGTTCTGCCAATGCAGATTGAGGAATGGAGCGACGATCTTCCACTGAAGAACACTTTTTCGGTCGGAATACTGCCTCTCTGTATTTCGCAGATAAACGGGAAGGCGTGCACGGACCCCGCGGAAAATTCGCAAATTCTAGAACGCCTTGGGGACGTGAAAAGCGCGAACGATGCACTCAGGAGTGGTCCTGATTACAGGGTGAATTTCTTGGTGATGAAGTACCTTTCAGCCATACTTCCAGAGAAGCTTCTGCGACCTATTCTCAAGAGTCACAGCACAATGGTGTTCAGCAACTTGGTTGGCCCTCAGGAAGTCAAAGTTCTAGGTCATTCGTTAAAGAATATCGCCTTCTGGATACCCAATAG GAGCTGCACAGGAATTGGATGCTCTTTGTTAACTTACCGGGGATACTTGCACCTGTCTCTGGTCGCTGATAAAGCATTGGTGCAGGACGAAAAAGCTCTGTCGCTAATTTTGGAAGATACCGTGAACGAAATCGACAAACTCTACGACAAGCTAACGTTGTCGTTTTTCACGAGGAAACTCCGAAGAAGTGCCTCAACACCCATGAAAAAAG CAATCGGCGTGTTGTAA
- the LOC143371303 gene encoding uncharacterized protein LOC143371303 gives MTGDGRNASCKDATLEVVETSDKIPVAEKKVKIESPSDYENATARSPDLQVKGSRIPRAKVTAFPVHTPQECHPAKKVTICNNAKDPTQWRSSMTTFTPNNADVKQLQTVKGSCDEVHEQMTYKQEMVRFKAFRRDSKTVWNEERASETDGDEEVEGDRGLASADESPAIIGNVDDPRALTILQSLKLNCPCKSCTHHEPPSNNQREDDSDLKSSSPEEDRRKKWFKSQHRKYAETSSEDVCSSSDANNEKGKRKKRSRFRVKSPLSQRAKTCSIVNATPKISSHRRTSFSFFNTLFDIVFWPYVFLKANR, from the exons ATGACAGGGGATGGGCGAAACGCTTCGTGTAAAGATGCAACTCTAGAGGTAGTCGAGACTAGCGATAAAATTCCAGTTGCAGAGAAGAAAGTGAAAATCGAGAGCCCGAGCGACTATGAAAATGCCACAGCTAGGTCGCCAGACCTTCAGGTCAAAGGCAGCAGAATTCCGAGGGCGAAGGTCACGGCTTTCCCCGTTCATACTCCTCAAGAATGTCATCCG GCTAAGAAAGTGACAATATGTAACAACGCAAAAGATCCCACGCAATGGAGATCCTCCATGACAACTTTCACCCCCAACAA TGCCGACGTAAAACAGCTACAAACAGTAAAAGGATCATGTGACGAAGTTCACGAACAGATGACTTACAAGCAAGAAATGGTTCGTTTCAAGGCGTTCCGGAGGGATTCAAA AACAGTTTGGAATGAAGAGAGGGCTTCAGAAACAGACGGGGATGAAGAAGTGGAGGGAGATCGTGGGTTGGCGTCCGCCGATGAATCCCCAGCTATTATTGGTAACGTCGACGATCCACGTGCTCTGACGATCCTGCAGAGTCTAAAATTAAACTGTCCCTGCAAATCGTGCACCCATCACGAGCCACCTTCCAACAACCAGCGCGAGGACGATAGCGATTTGAAGAGCTCTTCTCCAGAGGAAGACAGGAGGAAGAAGTGGTTCAA GTCACAGCATCGCAAGTACGCGGAGACGAGTTCAGAAGACGTGTGCTCTTCTTCCGACGCGAACAACGAGAAGGGtaaaaggaagaaaaggagcCGGTTCAGAGTAAAGAGCCCCTTAAGTCAGCGTGCCAAAACGTGTTCAATAGTGAACGCAACGCCGAAAATTTCCAGCCATCGACGGACGAGCTTCTCCTTTTTCAACACCCTCTTCGACATCGTCTTCTGGCCTTATGTATTCTTAAAAGCGAATCGTTGA
- the LOC143371316 gene encoding uncharacterized protein LOC143371316 isoform X2, protein MSGRSQRGIHETSTTKRYLSPHAGVKKRCVKQQITYDYDAAVSQPDVPHFLELKKNGRCPMVSGAPLRKRTLRTRIRSRVMSKKNFQKRSQALGLKSRCKRNAKSRPPDGNGACRAYDGVASSGVSDEERDVGEKENVTSNGTVDVDTASNFFKVHLSLENPPSLFCAEGGAVTAHLEYLGCCLIKL, encoded by the coding sequence ATGAGCGGTAGATCGCAACGTGGGATCCATGAAACTTCGACGACCAAACGATACCTTAGCCCGCACGCGGGCGTGAAGAAACGCTGCGTGAAGCAACAGATAACGTACGATTATGACGCCGCCGTCAGCCAGCCGGACGTGCCACATTTCCTCGAACTTAAGAAGAACGGTCGCTGCCCGATGGTTAGTGGAGCTCCCCTTAGAAAGAGAACCCTAAGGACTCGCATAAGAAGCCGGGTTATGTCAAAGAAGAATTTTCAGAAAAGATCTCAGGCACTCGGGCTGAAgtcgcgctgcaaaagaaacgCGAAATCGCGCCCGCCGGATGGCAACGGCGCGTGCCGTGCGTACGACGGGGTAGCTTCCTCAGGCGTCTCTGACGAAGAGAGGGACGTCGGTGAGAAAGAGAATGTTACCAGCAATGGTACTGTCGACGTCGACACTGCGTCGAATTTCTTCAAGGTTCACCTTTCTTTAGAAAATCCGCCTTCCCTTTTTTGTGCAGAAGGTGGAGCAGTAACTGCCCATTTGGAATATCTTGGGTGTTGTTTGATAAAGTTGTAA
- the Pmp34 gene encoding peroxisomal Membrane Protein 34 has product MGGGGHNTNLLTYETLVHAISGAAGSVVSMATFFPLDTVRSRLQLEEGRVSKSTLATIHELVAKEGPLTLYRGMVPVLQSLCASNFVYFYTFHGLKTLRNRRNQTAGNDLLVASIAGIINVLTTTPLWVVNTKLKMRGIDQAREPNNNEYNTLYDGLVHMWKYEGIKKLWAGTLPSLALVANPAIQFMTYESIKRRVVASFNGLQPPAWTFFVIGAVAKAVATALTYPLQLVQAQLRHGHKFQNLPPNAGTLQILLYILKKQGITGLYKGMEAKLLQTVLTAALMFLSYEKISRFIFRILLHRPQLR; this is encoded by the exons ATGGGTGGTGGGGGACACAATACGAACCTTTTGACGTACGAGACGCTGGTGCATGCGATATCTGGTGCAGCC GGCAGCGTAGTCTCCATGGCAACGTTCTTTCCATTGGACACTGTGCGGAGCCGATTGCAAC TGGAAGAAGGCCGAGTTTCGAAGAGTACACTCGCAACGATCCACGAGCTCGTCGCCAAGGAAGGACC GTTGACCTTGTACAGAGGAATGGTACCAGTTCTGCAGAGCCTATGCGCCAGCAATTTCGTTTACTTCTACACATTCCACGGCTTGAAGACGCTCCGGAATAGGAGAAATCAAACGGCTGGAAATGATCTACTGGTTGCGTCGATCGCAG GTATAATCAACGTTCTCACGACAACGCCGCTGTGGGTGGTAAATACGAAACTGAAGATGAGGGGCATCGATCAGGCCCGGGAGCCGAACAACAACGAATACAATACGTTGTACG ACGGCCTCGTTCACATGTGGAAATACGAAGGTATAAAGAAACTTTGGGCGGGAACTTTGCCAAGCTTGGCGCTGGTCGCGAACCCGGCCATTCAGTTCATGACTTACGAGTCCATCAAGCGCAGAGTCGTCGCGTCCTTCAACGGGCTACAACCCCCCGCGTGGACGTTCTTCGTCATTGGCGCCGTGGCGAAGGCAGTCGCCACAGCGTTAACTTATCCGTTGCAGTTGGTTCAGGCACAACTCAGA CATGGCCACAAGTTCCAGAATCTTCCGCCGAATGCTGGCACGTTGCAAATTCTCTTGTACATACTGAA GAAGCAAGGAATAACGGGATTGTATAAGGGAATGGAGGCCAAGTTGCTGCAAACCGTTCTAACAGCAGCGCTGATGTTCTTGTCTTACGAGAAGATCTCTAGATTTATTTTCCGTATTCTTTTGCATAGACCGCAACTCAGATAA
- the LOC143371337 gene encoding uncharacterized protein LOC143371337, giving the protein MGRNEDFMEGAGGKKILISVEEYVTKINGIHDTVEALEESLAISRGLEAERWLRYSTLKAKNKIAIDDLRKANKRNKNMLNLFRQSVTDIRLGAEISLPETLKREVQRTWNQKYDALLTRNEQLKKEVTATNCLLTERSKEIDDLQQKMLTLGGRLAERNEAVENICRKYLRLKKRKDEQEALLKGSIETLQDALKKASNEVMRGSSGVSLLPSKDALLARETRRSDRLAYENSRLRVLLQAARSGCKTSGSSTTISFEKPT; this is encoded by the exons ATGGGACGCAACGAGGACTTTATGGAAGGCGCcggtggaaagaaaattttgataTCAGTAGAAGAGTACGTCACGAAGATAAACGGTATTCACGATACCGTGGAGGCTCTGGAAGAAAGCCTGGCGATTTCGCGAGGCTTGGAGGCGGAACGGTGGCTAAGATATTCGACGTTGAAGGCCAAGAACAAAATAGCAATAGACGATCTGAGGAAAGCGAATAAGCGCAACAAGAACATGCTGA ATCTGTTTCGCCAGAGCGTCACCGACATTCGTCTTGGAGCCGAGATCTCGTTGCCGGAAACCTTGAAGAGGGAAGTGCAGAGAACCTGGAACCAAAA GTACGATGCGCTGTTGACCCGAAACGAGCAGCTGAAGAAAGAAGTCACAGCGACGAACTGTCTTCTTACAGAAAGAAGCAAAGAG ATCGATGACCTCCAACAGAAGATGTTGACCCTGGGTGGCAGACTCGCGGAGCGTAACGAAGCTGTTGAAAATATCTGCAGGAAGTATTTGAGGCTGAAGAAACGGAAGGATGAGCAAGAAGCCTTGCTAAAGGGTTCGATAGAGACGCTACAG GACGCTCTTAAGAAAGCAAGCAACGAAGTCATGAGAGGAAGCTCCGGGGTGTCTCTGCTGCCCAGCAAAGACGCGTTGCTGGCTCGAGAGACTCGCCGCAGCGACCGTTTGGCCTACGAGAATTCTCGTTTAAGGGTCCTCCTGCAGGCAGCGAGGAGCGGCTGCAAAACCAGTGGGAGCAGCACCACCATCTCCTTCGAGAAACCAACGTAG
- the LOC143371316 gene encoding uncharacterized protein LOC143371316 isoform X1 has protein sequence MSGRSQRGIHETSTTKRYLSPHAGVKKRCVKQQITYDYDAAVSQPDVPHFLELKKNGRCPMKRSQALGLKSRCKRNAKSRPPDGNGACRAYDGVASSGVSDEERDVGEKENVTSNGTVDVDTASNFFKVHLSLENPPSLFCAEGGAVTAHLEYLGCCLIKL, from the exons ATGAGCGGTAGATCGCAACGTGGGATCCATGAAACTTCGACGACCAAACGATACCTTAGCCCGCACGCGGGCGTGAAGAAACGCTGCGTGAAGCAACAGATAACGTACGATTATGACGCCGCCGTCAGCCAGCCGGACGTGCCACATTTCCTCGAACTTAAGAAGAACGGTCGCTGCCCGATG AAAAGATCTCAGGCACTCGGGCTGAAgtcgcgctgcaaaagaaacgCGAAATCGCGCCCGCCGGATGGCAACGGCGCGTGCCGTGCGTACGACGGGGTAGCTTCCTCAGGCGTCTCTGACGAAGAGAGGGACGTCGGTGAGAAAGAGAATGTTACCAGCAATGGTACTGTCGACGTCGACACTGCGTCGAATTTCTTCAAGGTTCACCTTTCTTTAGAAAATCCGCCTTCCCTTTTTTGTGCAGAAGGTGGAGCAGTAACTGCCCATTTGGAATATCTTGGGTGTTGTTTGATAAAGTTGTAA
- the LOC143371324 gene encoding uncharacterized protein LOC143371324, which yields MQSSSSRQAIGCIGKCTTGLSRDELDQITDNINKTLAHPRGREIFRKYLKRRDLEDSLECLNLYETCCYSIDEAKRCPHSLEPLIENAVMVKEMVEDLEGVPELDLTLLQKFNEAIDRQSGPDVFDVLVHTRDSCRNFLCCVHESFKKYASEPCPLSKK from the exons ATGCAGAGCTCCTCGTCGAGGCAAGCGATCGGCTGCATCGGAAAGTGCACGACCGGTCTGAGCCGCGACGAATTAGATCAGATCACAGATAATATAAACAAGACCCTGGCCCATCCACGTGGTAGGGAGATTTTCCGAAAATACTTGAAAAGGCGCGACCTCGAGGACAGCCTCGAGTGTCTGAATTTGTACGAGACCTGTTGTTATTCTATCGACGAGGCAAAACGTTGCCC CCACTCCCTGGAGCCACTTATCGAAAATGCTGTAATGGTCAAAGAAATGGTGGAAGACTTGGAGGGCGTACCCGAGCTAGACTTGACGCTTTTGCAAAAATTCAACGAAGCAATAGACAGGCAGTCCGGGCCCGACGTATTCGATGTTTTGGTGCACACTAGGGATTCCTGTCGTAATTTTCTGTGCTGCGTTCACGAAAGTTTCAAGAAATACGCGTCAGAGCCGTGCCCGTTGTCTAAAAAGTAG